Proteins from a genomic interval of Corvus moneduloides isolate bCorMon1 chromosome 6, bCorMon1.pri, whole genome shotgun sequence:
- the SYT12 gene encoding synaptotagmin-12: MDTGHVSRSRFSAASSPPRWEIGLYAAGALALLGIAAINLWKLWRSGSYPAPSPFPNYDYRYLEQKYGAVCPDIRSKRGLAPGSQRAPGRSSSSRKSSLRAEDTLESIQELGSLELMGRDLGLAHCGPLRKSISADSLNSISSIGNNFGQDFTVGQVEVSMEYDARATALHVTLLQGKDLLEKEDTRFESCFMRISLLPAEQIVGISRIQRSAYSVAFDERFSVPLDPAALEENSLRFSVFGIDEDERSISTGVAELKLSDLDLATRPFNAWLYLQDTNKAVDTVGEILLSLSYLPTAERLTVVVVKAKNLVWSNGKVTADPFVKVYLLQDGRKISKKKTAVKRGDTNPVFNEAMIFSVPAIVLQELSLRVTVAESGEDGRGDNTGHVLIGPAASGMGTTHWNQMLATLRKPVSMWHPLRRN; this comes from the exons ATGGACACGGGGCACGTAAGCAGATCCCGCTTCAGTG cgGCCTCCAGCCCGCCGCGCTGGGAGATCGGGCTCTACGCCGCCGGCGCCCTGGCGCTGCTGGGAATCGCAGCCATCAACCTGTGGAAGCTCTGGCGCTCCGGGAGCTACCCggccccttcccccttccccaacTATGACTACCGGTACCTGGAGCAGAAGTACGGAGCGGTGTGTCCGGACATCAGGAGCAAG CGAGGGCTGGCCCCGGGCTCGCAGCGGGCGCCAGGTCGGAGCTCTTCGTCCCGCAAGAGCAGCCTGAGGGCAGAGGACACCTTGGAGAGCatccaggagctgggcagcctggagctgatgggcagAGACCTGGGCCTGGCCCACTGCGGCCCCCTGCGGAAATCCATCTCGGCCGACTCCCTCAACTCCATCTCGTCCATCGGGAACAACTTCGGGCAGGATTTCACGGTGGGGCAGGTGGAGGTGTCCATGGAGTACGACGCGAGGGCGACCGCCCTGCACGTGACGCTGCTGCAGGGCAAGGacctgctggagaaggaggacACGCGCTTCGAGTCCTGCTTCATGCGGATCAGCCTCCTCCCGGCCGAGCAGATCGTCGGCATCTCCCGG ATCCAGAGGAGCGCCTACTCCGTGGCCTTCGACGAGCGCTTCTCGGTGCCGCTGGATCCGGCGGCGCTGGAGGAGAACAGCCTGCGCTTCTCCGTCTTCGGCATCGACGAGGACGAGCGCAGCATCAGCACCGGCGTGGCCGAGCTCAAGCTCTCCGACCTGGACCTGGCCACGCGCCCCTTCAACGCCTGGCTCTACCTGCAGGACACCAACAAG GCGGTGGACACGGTGGGGGAGATCCTGCTCTCCCTGAGTTACCTGCCCACGGCCGAGCGGCTCACGGTGGTGGTGGTCAAAGCCAAGAACCTCGTGTGGAGCAACGGGAAGGTGACCGCAG ATCCCTTCGTCAAGGTGTACCTGCTGCAGGACGGGAGGAAGATCAGCAAGAAGAAGACAGCGGTGAAGAGGGGAGACACCAACCCCGTGTTCAACGAGGCCATGATCTTCTCCGTGCCCGCCATCGTGCTCCAG gagctgtccctgcGCGTGACGGTGGCCGAGAGCGGCGAGGACGGGCGCGGCGACAACACGGGCCACGTGCTCATCGGGCCCGCGGCCAGCGGCATGGGCACCACGCACTGGAACCAGATGCTGGCCACGCTCCGCAAGCCCGTCTCCATGTGGCACCCGCTGCGCAGGAATTAG